The DNA region TGCCTGAGACTTCCTTTTATCGGGGCAGATGATAGTGACAGATGAGATGATTACATAACGATTGCCAGGATGGCGATGATGACAGCGAAGAACGCAACACCCTCAACCAACGCAGCTGCGATAATCATAGAAGAACGGAGGTCGCCCATCTTCTCTGGCTGACGAGCCATAGCGTCCATAGCCTGGCCACCAATGCGACCGATACCAATACCTGCGCCAATAGCGGCCAAACCTGCACCTACTGCGGCACCCAACTTTGCAATCTCTGCTGCTAATAAAAGTGATAACATAATCTTAATAATTTAAGTTGTTAATATTTTCTTTGTTTATTATCTGAATGAAATTAGATCCGTAATCTATAATCTATAAACTACTTCACTACCTCTGGCTCAGCCTCATGAGACTTTACATGAGCCAGCGAGATGAATACTGCACTCAGCATGGTGAATACCAATGCTTGAATGTAGCTTACCAATACTTCGAGGAGCATCATAAAGGCGCTCATCGCAACACTTACTATTGTCATACCCGTACCTGCCACATAGTTGGCGATAGCATTCTCACTGATGTTGAACATGATGAAAATGATAGCCGCAAACGAAAGTGCGATGGCGTGACCCGCCATCATGTTGGCGAAGAGTCGGATAATCAGAGCCAGCGGTTTCGTAAAGATTCCGAAGAGCTCGATGAATGGCATCAGTGGCACTGGCACCTTCAACCACGTTGGTACCTCCGGCCAGAAGATTTCCTTCCAGTATTCCTTGGTACCGGTGAAGTTGGTAATCAGGAATGTCGTTACACCGAAGAATACGGTGCAGGCGATATTACCCGTCAGGTTACCACCACCTGGAGGGAATGGTACGATACCCATGATGTTCGCCACGAAGATAAAGAAGAAGCAAGTAAGCAACCATGGTGCGTACTTTGGGGCTTCCTTACCCAGGGTGGCCTCTATTACATCGGTATATACCGACATGATGAACATGTGCATCAGTCCCACAAAACCCTTTGGTGCAGGATCATCCACCTTGTGCTTCCTGCACCAGCGGGCTGGTATCAGGACACAGAGCAACAGGATGATAGCATCGATGAAGAGCACGCAAACGGTCTTCGTGATGGAGATGTCAAGCGGACGAACCTCCTGGTCTCCCACCTTCTCTACTATCTTGTTGGGATTCGCCTGCGCATCAGCGTTCTTGATCACCAGATTATAAGGGCCCGGACGGTCTCCATTGGCATCCTTCTCTTCCGAGAATTCGCTGCTGCAGAACACGTGCCAGCCCGAAGTGGTGTTAACGATGATTGGCAGATGAATCACTACGGGATGGTCTCCCACCTTGGTGATATGCCATTCATAAGAATCCTTGATATGACCCCACAATATCTCTTTCACATCGATGTTCTCCTTAGCCGATACCTGCAGAGGTGCCAGCGTGAAGAGCAGCATCGCCATCAAGAGGAATTGCTTGAGATGTTTCATATTCTTTAATTCTTACTTTTGTTTATTAATTATTTGTTTCAGAACCGCTTATGAAAGACGGTTCTTTTTCTCTACCCGAGCGAAGTAGATGCAGTCGAACACGAGAAGTACGACATAGAAAAGGGCAAAGATTGCGGTAAAACCCAGAATGTTCTGCTTGTCGCATACCAACACATAGATGAGGAATACCAA from Segatella copri includes:
- a CDS encoding F0F1 ATP synthase subunit A, with translation MKHLKQFLLMAMLLFTLAPLQVSAKENIDVKEILWGHIKDSYEWHITKVGDHPVVIHLPIIVNTTSGWHVFCSSEFSEEKDANGDRPGPYNLVIKNADAQANPNKIVEKVGDQEVRPLDISITKTVCVLFIDAIILLLCVLIPARWCRKHKVDDPAPKGFVGLMHMFIMSVYTDVIEATLGKEAPKYAPWLLTCFFFIFVANIMGIVPFPPGGGNLTGNIACTVFFGVTTFLITNFTGTKEYWKEIFWPEVPTWLKVPVPLMPFIELFGIFTKPLALIIRLFANMMAGHAIALSFAAIIFIMFNISENAIANYVAGTGMTIVSVAMSAFMMLLEVLVSYIQALVFTMLSAVFISLAHVKSHEAEPEVVK
- the atpE gene encoding ATP synthase F0 subunit C codes for the protein MLSLLLAAEIAKLGAAVGAGLAAIGAGIGIGRIGGQAMDAMARQPEKMGDLRSSMIIAAALVEGVAFFAVIIAILAIVM